In Mya arenaria isolate MELC-2E11 chromosome 1, ASM2691426v1, the genomic stretch CAAAACGTCTGACTTTAGATAAGCTTCTTGACTAATGATTTCACTGAAATGCCGTATAAATGCTGATTACacacaattcatttttaaaacctgCTTTATATCGTTAACAGAACAAAGGGAAGCAAGGTACAACGTAAGAATCAAACAAATagtaattttgtcaaaattattatATGTAACTTAAATCTATTAATTATAAAGACTTACCACTTGTATTGCTAAAATATTGAGCTTTAAACCACAAAATACCTATTGAAAGACGTCTCTTTTTTAATGTTCGAAATACTTATTCAATTGGTGATGAATTTGAATATTTGCTTGAAAGCCACTTTTTAAGGGATCTTATCACATTTCTTTGTAAATCAACCAAGTTCTTACAATTTGGAACACTTCATGAACCGTAATAATGAAGCAAAACTTTTGAAACTCTAGTATAGGATATATTGTAAATGCGACCTGTGTCCATTTACTAATAGGTAAAACAGCTAGTTTAGTTTACGGCTCTTCAAATTTCATtatcaaacaacatttataaaaaacaggcctgaattattttcatgaacatgtacataatatGATTGTGATGTCCCATGATGTTAAACAATTATGTAGATAAATGTGATAGTCACcttcaaaaaacaaatatttacagtttCAGAATTCTTGGACCGCTACTACAAAGACCCAGATTATAACCCAGACCTTGAAATATACAAAGTTGCCTTCGGCCAGTCGTACGACCACATCTGGATTGCCGCCTTAGCACTGCACTGCACCGACACTGAACTAAGACGTAGAGGTAATAGAGCAATGTTTGCGCCCAGGTTGAAGGACGGAATTACCAACCAGGACACGACACACATGGACATTGCATTAAGTAGACCAATGTCTATAACtatatgtttttctttcgttATACTTTGCGTTTCTTCAATGTTATCTAAAGGCTAATATGAtgtagaatacaacctacatttcaGCCATCGAAAGTGTAAATAGTACCAAGGTTAATCAATAAGAATTTTAACCTTTTGCGGGTGTTTAAGATTCGCCTACTGCctctcatccgatacacacgcTCTGCGTCAGATGTTGCGTTCACGATGCGTCAGTCAATAAGGATGTGTTCTAAGTCTGTTAGATGACTTGAagttaaaatctaaataataaGGAAgggctacgctcactccgcccattcttaatcatttagagtTTACTTCATGTCTTACCATTACAAAGAACTGTTTCAcaatttataaactttttgtttGGCTAATGTTTTAGTTAAAGGTTTCTGTTTGCAATAAATTCGCAGAGTGAGCTTGTACTTGGCTAATCCATGCATTTGACTGTAATTACATTGCAcaattgaaacaaaacattgtgCTCAAATAAGTCTCTGTGAATGATCATTGTCATGGTGtatcattcatatttttcaacaGGCTACGAGAAAACGCTCGGCGAGTTTACATACGCCGACGGCGACATTAACGAAATCATATTCAACTGTATGGCCGACTCGTCACTCGTCGGAATATCTGGCCGCCTCTCATTCGCAGAAGGAGGCGCTGATCCTGACAAGAGTATGGTGGTACAACGCATACAAGGTACTTAGTAATTATGTTGATTTTCGCTTCAACGTGTACCgtattaaatataagtattatcCTTGTCCTAAGACATGCCTCAGGGATTCCATTAAATCAATTGACCAACTTAGTTTACAGTTCAATCAAAACACTCGTATACTTATCAAAAGTTTTTAGCTAAAATTACCAAATGCCCTTTCCAAAGGAGTTTGTATCACGCCTCGGGGAAAACATTTCACATTTTGGCCGATAGACCAGTGAAAGCATCTATATTACCCATAatgcaagggcccaaacgacaatgaactagggacacaaacatataaacaccacatacacaaatacaaacaccacatacacaaatacaaacaccataaACAGACCAGACATTCATGAAAATAACTTCTTCTTTGTATATCTTGCTGTTTCAGTTTTAGGTCATCcgattcaattaaaaaaaacaacgtctggattcaaaataaaaacaaatgtttgcgTATGCTTAATTTAcgaaaatttaatattttgaacagtCACTGCAAAGAGTAAAACgctttatatttacaattatatttgaataactgTTCCTACTTATAATACAATGCATCGTCGTTTGATCAATTACCTTTgtcttaatgaaaaaaaatccttcGACCATCTATTTCAGGAGGCCAAAGAGTGACAGTCGGCTATGTGACACGGAATACCATTGACAAGCAAAGTAACTGGTTTGACGGAGTGCTGAAATGGAAAGGCATGTCATTGTTGAACCTATCCACCACATTATTACCAGTACAATAGTCAACAAATACTAACATTTCTTTCACCAGTACAAGCAGTTTGAACTACTGACAGAACATAACATAAGCTTCAAAGATTCTTTTTCAAGTCTGTTTTGATTGTTATGCTTTGAACATACATCAATTGACTCTCTACGTTTCACGTATTATTGCCAGAGGCATCCTTCTGTTATGCGCTCAGTCTTTGCATATCTGGaaagtgaaaatgtttttattgtaaataattattgttaaacctaggtatgaaaatataattaatgtgaaataaaaagatttgttgaaaaAGTGCGTGTCCTACTAACACTTTCAAAACTTAGTTATAGCATTTCTACTCACCGTATAACATTTCTGTTGGAATAATGAGCATAAAATGGATGTAGTTCATGCATTAAACAATAAACGAATTCATTCCAAGGGAATGATAGCGACCGCGGTAATAAATTCATTTAACTTCTTATAGTTACATGAGCTATAACCGACCCATATATTATCGTTGAAATTAACGTAAGGTTTTCTATTTACAAGTATGTTGATTTGGGATGCCTATTAATCCCAGAttattttgtgtcattttaaattgttaatgctttgaaaaggtttatgtaaatgtcatactaaaatgttacaaataattgttattattagaaCGGTCAATTTACATAGAAGTACTAAGCGAGAAATTcctgttaaaataatatcaattgaCTAAGGGGCATCCAAATGTAACATTATTGCTAATCGCTTGATGAGATGGCAAGTTGATTTGTACACTGAATATCTTAAAGAGAGCATTAGGTTTGACGTCATTaccaaattacattttaaatatatttggcCACGTAGGCCAAAAATACTTCGTTTTGATTGGCTTGTTTGATGTCATTTACTACatgttaaacaattatatcgCCCACATGCGGATGCGTGTAactttttcagtttaaaatcaTTCTTACGTCATGGCTGTAGATAACTGTCTTTGTAATTActcatttggtttaaacagcgcaatatttattttgtaatatttatataacagtaCATATAAAAGTATAGGAATGAGGAGAAAAGCTTATAACGAACCCCTTTACTCATTTGTATTAACAAGACGGCCCTTTAAAAAGAGTGTACACTTGTTCCTTTCAGACAACAAAATACCACGTGACTCGACATACGTGACCTACCGAGAGATCACCATCCCTCCAGTAATGTACATAACCTTGTGCACCTTGGCAGCCTGTGGGATCATCCTGGCTCTCTCCTTGTTTGGGTTCAACATTGTGTTCAGGAACAacaagtattttaaaacaatacactaTGTCTTGAAAATACGCAAGGATACAAATGTGTTAATTGAAACCTCAGGGGTAGGCACCATAGtccaaaattaaacaaagatCCTGTTTAGATAAACACCGATAAATGCCAAACAGTCCCTTCACGAGAGACCCACAGTGTAAAACACGTATTCATAAAAAACAGGTGTAACACTATTTCCTTTGCTCTAGAATGGACAATGAACAAGAGTTTAAGTCATAGAATTCCATGATGTCTAGTGTCAAGTACAAACACACGCCAGCTagtttatttctttacattatGATCAACGTCAGtatgtaattttataaacatatgtgggcattttgggtgtatttaaaaatatgtatttttatgtatgggAAAAAATCATGATATCGTTCTTTGAGATGTGTAAGTTTATAAGTACATAACCATTTTAAAGAGCAATTCCAAAAAGTTTTGTAGTATGTGAATTGTACATTGAAAAagtgtaatatttatttgtatcttCTGACGATCATGcgtgttaaaacattaaaagaccgtatattcataattgttttagtatcattttatatgattaattCAAGTAAATCTTACCTGTCAACCAGTAGTCGACATTTCGTTCACTCTTTTTTTCTAGAACAGTGAAGATGTCCTCCCCGAACATTAACAACATGTTACTGTTTGGATGTATGATGTGCTACTCAACTGTGTTTCTGAAACCGACAGAAACGACGCATGGATCTGTTTGCAAGGTGATGTTGTGGTCCGTTTTAGTTTGTCTGagaaaaacaatgcaaacacATTATTCTTGCACATTACTTAAAAccaattcaatattttcattcaaaccTTGGTACATGCGATGCATGtgaccattttatatttctAGGGAGGACCATATTTCTGGAGATAATAATTTAAGCATTCGGCTTTGCCTCACGTTCAACTAAGAAACACAACGTACAAGAATTTGCGCTCTCTATGCGGCGCACttgtattactttttaaaaattctgCTGGTTCTTATGattattgtaaatgtaaaatatgaatagaTCGTTTACATCGTTAcacatattatttaataatgaacAGTCCCAATCAAACCGATACCGTTCACATCGAATCTACAGAAAATACGGTTTAGCTATGTTTAGGCAATGTGGCTTTATGCAGAGTTACGgtacttttatgtttattttttaatgtacttCTTGTCCAGAACACCACGTAGGGTAGTGCGAAGGATGATTGATTCTGTTCCACTTAAAGCATTGTCAATGAAATGTCACATACCGCCTCTGAAAATATGTGATCACAAAATGTCATTCGTATGGAATTGTTGCAATTTCTATTTAAGCTTTGTTtgccattttatttataaacttgCATTGCTCCGTGGGTATTTAATTCTTGTCTAAAGCAGCACTGTAGTTCTTTTTAAAGCATCCATGGAtaagtgttattttaattttcaaatatcattttgatttaaccacatgtaaaatgaaattttaatatataatattgaaatttactgtgtatatttgtaaaacaattcaaacaactAAGTCACAATTATGCACTAATAACTATTGGGATAAaccaataaacaaaaaagtaaatgcaGTTAAAATGTACAAGGTAAAGTCAAAACGACTCATAatgagagacacaaacgtaGGAACTACTACACATCCACGAATAAGTTGATGTTGGAATTGACGGGACTTTATTATagtgtttaatttctttaactTTGTTAATGTTTGGTACTGTAAGTTTATCCTTTTCTACTTGTTTAGGCTCGCGTCTGCCTCTTCTGTATCGGGTTTACAGTGACATTTGGTGCGTTATTCTCTAAAACATGGCGAGTCTACAGAATCTTCACCAACAAGAAACTTCTTAGAATGGTAAGAGTTTTAATCATCATCTAAATGGTATTGTATTGCAACTACTCAAAAAGCATAAACAgcttcttatttttaaagactCGTTATACCTTCCTTTCAATTGTTAAGAATTTGACAAAATCTACTTTTAACAAGAAACACTCTGACCACTTTCGTTTCCATCTGACTCAGGTGTCAACATTATTAAACCACATTTTTATCCGCATCTATTATTCAATTTCGACTTAGTTCACTCTTACTTGCTAAATTACCCCTAAACCAtgcttataaaaacacatttactcAACACTTGTTCAAAACATTTCCAGACAATTAAAGACTACCAACTTCTTGCAATAATCGGTATCCTAGTTGCTGTGATTACCGGCGTCCTTATTGCATGGGAGGCAGTTGGGCCTCATTCAGTAGTTGTGCAGTACCTGGAAAAAGAGGTGACCGTCGTGTAATACTTTGCAATCTctaatattgtaattattatgacatatattgaaattaaaacaacagggacatgctcattataatatttagttagcacaacatataaaaaaactaactaacaacataaacaacaaagaCATCTTCAGCATAAGCGAAGTACTGATTAATTAGCTTCATATACCCAGCGTCAAGATACAGACATGAgaactgattttatttttgtttcagataCATATGGATGAAAACGACGCCGAAATTCGACCGTTTGTGCGCATGTGCAGGTCTGATAATTCGGCGTACTTCGGCTGGTCCGTCTACATTATAGAGGGCGCACTTCTGTCGTTTGGAGCATTCCTTGCCTGGGAAACACGACACGTAAGGTCTTCTTTTACAATGCCTTCTCACGTTTAAAGCATGACCCAAACACTTTCTGAGAGTTGATAGGTAGGGCCGattcttaaaacaaagaaaaaatcatGTGAGGTGGGCGCTAAACCATAAATGTGCGTTTCATAATTTCTGACCCTATTTGTAATGTAGCACTAGTATCTTTAATACAGCCAAACACAGTACAAATCAGTTTTTCTACCCTTATATCAGAAATAAACCAGTTTTGTGTTATgtgtatttcatataatttaccATTACAACGTCCgttacattattatttgttaataagTCAGTTTACTAGATATGCTATACATGACGTCCATATTCTGCAATTACGATGGCAAGTCTTCGTTGAAACTTGCTTATGTCACCAGTACTACAAAtgatacacaattattttttgataaaagcTTTTAGTTTATATTCGAAGATAGTTTCTGGTATGTATACCTTGTTTCTAATATATCAGCAAAGGAAACACTCTCAAGTGAGATCATATCGGGAAAGTGGGATCGCCATTCACAATTTGTCTGcaattaaatgatttcaataaattagTTTAGATTGCCTTCGCAATGCTCCTTTGCAAATAATATCCTTCAAATCACTCATGTAACGACATTTGTAAATGGTGTCTGCATTGTTATCATCATTCTCAAATAGAAAGACCCTATTATTCCCGGCTACCCAGACTGCAACTATTTCAACGTGCAAGGATTTCTCAGTgtaatagtttgtgtttttaGTTTTACAATATCATCTTGTTTTCCTGGGCATTAAAATGGGCTTCGTCTAAAAGccatacattttcaacaatgtgGCTTTTTGCAATCATTCATTTTGCAAATGACTGTCTGCTTGTAATGCCCTTACGTTTCAAATGATGAATGTCATGGAAACAGTGTATGGTGTGTGCTTTAAAGCATTCTtacaatttataaacattataaaacactgCTAGGACTTGTAGAGATGCTTATGTCAATTACCAACCGAATAACCGACCTGTCAGGTTTAACATTGCATAGTCTTCATCTGTTCCATGCACACCTTATTTTAGCACGGATCGTAGACGTCAAAGGTTGTTAGGCAGCCGGTCTGTCGTCTTCCGACCCTGTATCTTCAAACCTTTCAATATTTTGGACTATCTGTTTCTTGTTCAATTTCACTAAATCTGAACACTTATTTTCGAGGTTCTGATAACTGTTATTGGTGATTtccttttattaaataatattttaattttttagaCTGTTCTCTGGATGATGCCATCTTGAAACCATACGTCATAAACGTAGTTTCTATAGGGGACAGCTATAATTAAACACCCTGTTTACATGAGTCGGGTATCATTAAGGCGCATTTTCCGACCATAAACTTGAGCTGGATGTTAAGGAGACACAATGTTAGTCCTCACTTATGAGTCGAGGTTAAATCAGGCGCCATTTAAGACCATACGTATGTGCCCGGTGTCAAGGAGACGCCAATTAAGACCATACGTATGTGCCCGGTGTCAAGGGGACGCCAACTAAGACCATACGTAAGTTCGGTGTTagggaggtgccatcttagaccatatgtattagtcgggtgtcaatgaggtgccatcttagaccatatgtattagtcgggtgtcaaggaggtgccatcttagaccatatgtATTAGTTGGGTGTCAAGGAgttgccatcttagaccatacgtattcgtcgggtgtcaaggaggtgccatcttagaccatatgtattagttgggtgtcaaggaggtgctaGTCGGGTGTCAAagaggtgccatcttagaccatacgtattagtcgggtgtcaaggaggtgccatcttagaccatatgtCTTAGttgggtgtcaaggaggtgccatcttagtccatacgtattagtcgggtgtcaaggaggtgccatcttagaccatatgtATTAGTTGGGTGTCAAGGAattgccatcttagaccatacgtattagtcggacgtcaaggaggtgccatcttagtccatatgtattagttgggtgtcaaggaggtgctagtcgggtgtcaaggaggtgccatcttagaccatacgtattagtcgggtgtcaagaaggtgccatcttagtccatacgtattagtcgggtgtcaaggaggtgtcatcttagaccatacatattagtcgggtgtcaagaaggtgccatcttagtccatatgtattagtcgggtgtcaaggagttgccatcttagtccatacgtattagtcggaTGTCAAGaaggtgccatcttagaccaggtgccatcttagaccatatgtattagtcgggtgtcaaggaggtgccatcttagtccatatgtattagtcgggtgtcaaggaagtgccatcttagaccatacgtattagtctggtgtcaaggaggtgccatcttagtccatacgtattagttgggtgtcaaggaggtgtcatcttagtccatacgtattagttgggtgtcaaggaggtgtCATCTTAGTCCATACGTATTAGTCAGGTGTCTAGGAGGTGTCATCTTAGACCATACGTATTAGttgggtgtcaaggaggtgccatcttagaccatacgtattagtcaggtgtcaaggaggtgtcatcttagtccatacgtattagttgggtgtcaaggaggtgccatcttagaccatacgtattagtcaggtgtcaaggaggtgtcatcttagtccatacgtattagtcgggtgtcaaggaggtgtcatcttagaccatacgtattagtcgggtgtcaagaaggtgccatcttagtccatatgtattagtcgggtgtcaaggaggtgccatcttagaccatacgtattagtcgggtgtcaaggaggtgccatcttagaccatacgtattagtcaggtgtcaaggaggtgccatcttagaccatacgtattagtcaggtgtcaaggaggtgccatcttagaccatacgtattagtcaggtgtcaaggaggtgccatcttagaccatacgtattagtcgggtgtcaaggaggtgtcatcttagaccatacgtattagtcgggtgtcaagaaggtgccatcttagtccatacgtattagtcaggtgtcaaggaggtgtcatcttagaccatacgtattagtcgggtgtcaagaaggtgccatcttagtccatacgTATTAGTCATGTGTCAAGGATGTGTCATCTTAGACCATACGTATTAGTCTGGTGTCAAGaaggtgccatcttagtccatatgtattagtcgggtgtcaaggaggtgccatcttagtccatatgtattagtcgggtgtcaaggaggtgctagtcgggtgtcaaggaggtaccatcttagtccatatgtactagtcgggtgtcaaggaagtgccatcttagaccatatgtattagtcgggtgtcaaggagttgccatcttagaccatacgtattagtcgggtgtcaaggaggtgccatcttagtccatacgtattagtcgggtgtcaaggaggtgccatcttagaccatacgtattagtcgggtgtcaaggagttgccatcttagtccatacgtattagtcggatgtcaaggaggtgccatcttagaccatatgtattagtcgggtgtcaaggaggtgccattttagtccatatgtattagtcgggtgtcaagaaggtgccatcttagaccctacgtattagtcgggtgtcaaggagttGCCATCTTAAACTATACGTATTAGTCGGATGTCAAGGAGGggccatcttagaccatatgtattagtcgggtgtcaaggaggtgccatcttagtccatatgtattagtcgggtgtcaaggaggtgccatcttagaccatatgtattagtcgggtgtcaagaaggtgccatcttagtccatatgtattagtcgggtgtcaaggagttgccatcttagaccatacgtattagtcggatgtcaaggaggtgccatcttagaccatatgtattagtctggtgtcaaggaggtgccatcttagtccattttattagtcgggtgtcaaggaggtgccatcttagaccatacgtATAAGTccggtgtcaaggaggtgccattTAAGACCATGTATACAAGTCGGGTATCCGGGAAGCATTTTTATAGAACGTACAAATAGGTTAGGAGTAAATGATATGccatttaagaaaatatgtatGAGTCGGGTGTCGAGGATGCAACATCTTAGAACATAACAGCAAACAAAGAACATGCTCTGCGCCAATGAGTATCTGTATTATATGTGTCATGAACTATAATTAATAAATCCAGGTCTGAAAcagttattttgatataactgaGTTATATCAATTACTTAAAAAAGGTATAAGAAAAGGGAATGTAGGCTTTGCCAGTATGGGgcattaattgatttattagTATTTGTGTTCAATGGGAGAAATTATTGTATCTTTAAAGCTTTGCACGAGTTGTACGTTAAAGGAATTAgctttttgaaaagaaaagctattaggataattaaaagtgatttaaaattggttCGTATAGGTCACACAGTTTGTAGCTACATAGAATAAAATAAGTTCCCCGGTTCCTCAGCTGGTACAAGACAGTTTAAAGACGGAGTATAATTTCTCGGGGTTGACAGCGGTATTTACTTAAAGAAGCCCGGCCGGCCGGAACTTAGACCACGTTCCAAGGCCGGGCTCCCCGGGTTGGACACGCAAACGTGACGGCTATTTCAA encodes the following:
- the LOC128227205 gene encoding gamma-aminobutyric acid type B receptor subunit 2-like — its product is MADSSLVGISGRLSFAEGGADPDKSMVVQRIQGGQRVTVGYVTRNTIDKQSNWFDGVLKWKDNKIPRDSTYVTYREITIPPVMYITLCTLAACGIILALSLFGFNIVFRNNKTVKMSSPNINNMLLFGCMMCYSTVFLKPTETTHGSVCKARVCLFCIGFTVTFGALFSKTWRVYRIFTNKKLLRMTIKDYQLLAIIGILVAVITGVLIAWEAVGPHSVVVQYLEKEIHMDENDAEIRPFVRMCRSDNSAYFGWSVYIIEGALLSFGAFLAWETRHVKIEALNDSHQIGLCLYNVVVLSAVGLTLSLLLENEVVMLYGITSGCLIIGTTVTQLVVFLPKIHAVHSKVEIEVQNTGMSASNTRSRSATNTKSGDDHASYNK